CACGTCGGAATTAATTTTATCATTCCAATACTTGATAGTCATGGAAGAGGTAATCAATTCCAACGGGAGCACAGTTAACCATTGGATGCAAAATATCCAAGTGGTAGCGAATCCAAATGattttgagataaagatGGAATTGTATGCGTTAAAGTTACCTGGTAGTGTGGGATAAGTTACTCCCATTTCACCAGCTGCTTGAACCATGAAATATGTGACGAATGAGACCATAACATAGCCAATGACTAAGGATCCTGGACCAGCAAGTTTCAAACCCTTAGCGTTGGCAACTAGAAGTCCTGTCCCTATTCCTGTGCCTAGAGACATCATGACGACATGTCTAGATTTCATAGATTTCTTCAAACGGTTATTGGATTTCATCGACCTGGTGCCATCTTCTAAATCGTTGTCATCTTCGAGATGTTGGCTCTCAGCTCTTTTAAATGAATCGACGAATCTGTGAACCAACCCATTTCGGGATTCTTCAGAATGTTCTTTAACTTCCTGACTTAATGATGCTGTTGTCGATGTATTgaaattattatataaagcTGAGTCCGTTACTTCGAATtctgcatttttttctgttttggAAGACGTTACTATAGGATCTAACATTGCCTCAAGcgaaaagagaatattGGTAAATATACTATCTAATTATGGAAATCCATCAAATAAGAAAGAGGGATATTGCAATTTGGTTTTTATTGCCCGACTATTCCGATTATCACAAAATGTGCAATAAGAagcttttcatttcatcGACCGAATGAATCGTCTGTTAATATACTAATCCTTTTGTGAAGAAACAAGATTAACAGAGAGACCAAGAAAGGACAATCAtgactaaaaaaaaactgtgTAAACCTGGAGACGTAGCTGAACTACTTGCAGAGAAAATGGCCGCATACTTTATTGTCATGCTTCCTTGAGGAAAAACGAGCCTTTAAAGGAGCCTTAGTTGATCGCAGCTCCAGAGCAATGGAAGTAATAGTAGCAAAACCCTTCTCGCGGAGCCGCGCGCACGGCTATATGAAAGGTGTCCGTTCAGCTCAGCGAGATGTGTCGGccggaaaaaaaaacacgCATCTGGTAAGGAAAGACATAAGCAGGCTCAATGAAGGACGAAGACATGATGAAGGCAGCACTAGAAGGTAAATAGAATTGAGAGTAAGATGGAAGGGCGAGTTCTGAATTGTGCTCCTTGCGGTGCTTTGTTTTGCCGTGATTCTTAAAAAGTCTTTTTTTGTGTTGAACCAGATATTCTCATGTCAGACCATGGAATTAGCGTCATCGGATTCTATTGTATTGCTCTGCATCAATGTGTTTTCAAAACGTTCATTGGTGCTCACTATCGGATACATACTCTTTTTAATGCATGCGATTAGACCGTTGTAACCCCGCTAGAGACGGAGTCgtatatatagaatatactatcATACATATATACCGGAAATTATGAGCAATGTGTCTTCCTTCGTCAGTAAATAAGACAATCCTAGCTTCACACTGTCAGTACTTCTAGCTTAtctgttttctttggtgCTACCATACACAatcatcttcatattcCTCCTCGTTTATACTGGGTTCGAATTTTTTTCGCGGCAGGAGTGAAAGGCAAAAAAACTAGAAAGAGTTTCAACCCTGCCAACGAAATGTTCTGCTCTTCTTGCTGTTAATGCTTTAAAAATTGTGATATTTCAAGCTAAAGACATAAAGTTAAAAGGAAATACCGACGACTTGTTCACCAAAGATCATCCTAAAAACTGGGTCTACCAAGCTTTCTTCGATATaaactaaataaaaaaaagatcaaaagaTACTGTAGCACTATGAGCAACTTTCCAGCTCCAAAAAACGATCTTATATTGAGAGCAgcaaaaggagaaaaagtGGAGAGACCTCCATGCTGGATAATGCGTCAAGCTGGTCGTTATCTGCCGGAATACCATgaagtgaaaaataacCGTGATTTCTTCCAGACTTGCAGGGATGCGGAAATTGCTTCTGAAATTACTATCCAACCTGTGAGGCGTTACAGGGGCCTTATTGATGCTGCCATTATTTTCAGCGATATCTTGGTTATTCCCCAAGCCATGGGTATGAAAGTTGAAATGCTGGAAGGTAAAGGTCCACATTTCCCAGAGCCTTTGAGAAAACCAGAAGATCTTCAGACCGTGTTGGATTACAAGGTTGATGTTCTGAAAGAATTGGATTGGGCTTTTAAGGCAATCACCATGACAAGGATCAAGCTGGATGGTGAGGTCCCCTTATTTGGCTTCTGTGGGGGGCCTTGGACTCTGCTGGTTTATATGACTGAAGGTGGCGGATCTCGTCTTTTCAGATTTGCCAAACAATGGATTAACATGTATTCAGAACTTTCTCATAAATTATTGCAGAAAATTACCGATGTAGCCGTGGAGTTTCTAAGTCAGCAGGTGGTAGCAGGTGCTCAAATACTGCAGGTTTTCGAAAGCTGGGGGGGCGAACTTTCATCAAAGGACTTTGATGAATTCTCCTTACCATACTTAAGACAGATAGCTGAAAAAGTGCCAAAAAGGTTGCAAGAATTAGGTATCATGGAAAAGATTCCTATGATTGTTTTCGCGAAAGGCTCATGGTATGCTCTAGACAAGTTATGCAGTTTAGGATTTGATGTTGTTTCATTGGATTGGAGCTGGGACCCAAGAGAGGCGGTTGAAATCAACAAGAACCGTGTTACTTTGCAAGGGAACTTGGATCCTGGCGTCATGTATGGTTCCAAAGAGATGATAACGAAGAAAGTCAAGCAGATGATAGACGCTTTTGGCGGTGGGAAGTCCCGCTACATCGTAAATTTCGGTCACGGCACCCACCCTTTCATGGATCCAGATGTCATCAAGTTCTTCTTGGAGGAGTGCCACAGGATTGGTTCCCTGTAGTGGTGAGAATATTATGTCATATTGTGCTATAGATGAAAGTATATACTTGTATTTAAACAAAACCATTTTCAAACCCCTTAAATAAGATGGCGTTGTGTTGTTCTTGAGGCTCTTCATtggttgttgtttttttttcatgtaCTTTACTCTCTGCAATTTCTTCGAAATGAGTGTAGTGACAAAATCTTGAATGGAAATAAATGATGAtggaatataaaaaataaaataagaaGAGGACGCATGTTGCCTTCCCTTCAGAGAAAATACTTTTAAAAGGAAATACACGGCTCGTCACAAAGTTGAGAAAAGTGTGAATTTACAGATAATGAATAGTATGACCAACGtgctaaagaaaaatgatctttatatatttgattTGTCCGAACAACTTCTGAAttcattgaatttgatgagTTTTGATCCCATGTTACGAGAAGTTGAGGTAGATAACCACTCTTATAATGATgagaacaagaaaattagGGATTCTCAACTACCAAGACAAAAGGTTACACCAAGCTCCATGCGTTGCAGTGTTTGTCAGGTGAACTTTGACTCCAGGGATGTACAAAAGGCCCACTACCAGACTGATTATCATTTGATGAATATCAAGCGTAATATAAGGGGGTTGAGCATTCTGTCTGTCGTAGAATTCGATAATCTAGTTTCTAAGGAGCGTGATATTAAATCTGAACATGAACATTCTGATAACGAACAAATATctagtgatgatgaagaggaaagtGAAGAAACCAGCGATAAAGATTCGAACCTACAAGTTGGTGatcaaatggaaaatataattgaaaatgatatgCAAAAATTAGGTTTTCAGGAAGATGAACCGAATGTTGTCAGCCATATTAATACTCAATCACCTTTTATCTACTTTAAATCGAACCTTCTTCAAGAGAATGAGGTTCTGGGAGTTTATAAGTCTGTGTTTAGTAAAAAATCTCTTTCTAAACCACACGAAGCCTTGGCCTTTTGGAACTCGGAAGAAAACCCTTTGATGGCAATTTCAGCCCTTTTTATGGTAGGAGGTGGCCATTTTGCGGGAGCAATTGTTTCTCATCAAAGGCTCAACGTAAAGGGGAATGCTCACAAAAAGAACGAAACTTTAATTGAGCAAGCAGTAAATTTCTTGGAGCACAAGACGTTTCATAGGTATACTACCAGAAGGAAACAAGGTGGTTCTCAATCAGCAATGGACAATGCAAAGGGGAAAGCCAATTCTGCTGGTTCGGCCCTTCGTAGGTACAACGAAAACGCATTAAAAACGGATATACAAGGCTTATTAAAAGACTGGGAACCTTACTTGTCAAAATGTgacaatatttttattcgAGCTCGTAACGTTAATgatagaaaaatttttactgataataatattttgataaaaaatgatgaaaggATAAAGAGCTTTCCTTTCACTACAAGTAGGCCAACCGTATTGGAGTTGAAAAAGGCATGGTGTGAACTCTGTTATCTGAAAATTCTACCTAAGCCTGAGCCTTTAACAGTAAAGCAAAGAGTACAAAAGTCAGAAAGCTCAAACAAGAAGgataaaattgaagaaaagcaagaacTTTCGCCGGAGGAAGCTCAAACAGAAGAAGCGATCTCTCTAGTGAAGAAGGGGAGAGTCCCTTTACTTGTATCctttttaaaaaagaataagcTCAATGGAGACTTTCAGTTGAAACCCGCCAGTAAATACTCTCTAACTCCAACTATGTTACATTATGCATCACAACaaggaatgaaaaaaatggttttGATTTTACTTTCGAATATCAAGTGTGATCCTACGATCAAGAACAGATTGGGAAGGACTGCATGGGATTTAACTAGGGATCACGATGTAAAACACGCATTTCAAATTGCAAGGCACAATTTAGGTGAATCTTTCACTAATTGGGATGAATCGCATATTGGAGAGCCGTTGAGTAGAGAACAAGTTAGTGAactcaatgaaaaagaggaagcGATGGAGAATCAAAGAACAGAAAAACTAATTAAATTAGAGCTAGAAGCTGCAAAGGAAAGACAGAGATTTGCTAAAGATGCAATAAGAGGTCCCGGAAAAAAGCTAACCAATATACCATCAGTCGAACAACAAAATCTCAATTCATTGACCGATGAACAAAGACGCCGATTGATGAGAGAACAACGGGCTAGAGCTGCAGAGGAGAGAATGAAGAAGGCCACAAAGTAACTGATATGTATCTTTACAGcggttttctttttttttgcactTGCATTTCAATTTAAACTAATGAAACgtaatatataaatatagtatccgaatttttttttttgtcactGACTGTTTTTTATGAACAGTTTTCGTCTTCTGCtgaattattttcattaggACAAAAACCATCAGATATTTTGGTTAAACTTGGCgaaaaaacataaaattTACCTTCATTAATTCTGACGCATTTTCGAGGAACCTCAATGGGAGACCATATTTTGTTACGTAAAATCGAGCGGCAAAATAATCCTTCTTAATCATTTAAGAGACCTCGCAAAACCTCAACCGTTCAATAGGGAAGAATTGTTTAAAAGAAAGCTTTCCGTAATCATCAATTTATTTTACATAACACTagatataaagaaaagaagataatatttttatataattattatattaaacTTAGTTTCTAGAGTTGATGATATCAACAAATTCTGGCTTCAAAGAAGCACCACCGACCAAGAAACCATCGACGTCAGACTTGTCCTTGAAAGTAACAGCGTTGCTACCGTTAGCAGAACCACCGTATAGGATTCTCAATTCGCTGGCGACCTTGTCACCCAACTTGGAAGCCAAGAACTTTCTGATGGAAGCGTGAATGTCTTGAGCATCTTCTGGAGTAGCAGCCAAACCGGTACCAATGGCCCAGACTGGTTCGTAAGCGATAACGACATTAGTCCAGTCCTTAACTTCTTCCAAAACAGCGTTCAATTGTCTTTCAACAACATCCAAAGTCTTACCggccttcttttcttccaaagtttCACCGATACACAAGATGACACCGACACCTTGACCCAAAGCGAACTTAGTCTTGTCAGCAACGAACTTGTCGTCTTCGTGGAAGTAAGATCTTCTTTCGGAGTGACCCAAAATAACCCACTTAGCACCAACATCCTTGATTTGGTCAACGGAGTTTTCACCAGTGAAAGCACCAGAAGCCTTCAAGTAAGCATTTTGAGCACCGACAGTGACTTGTGGCTTCTTAACCAAAGAGACAGAGTAGTCCAAGTAAGTAGCTGGAGGACAGATAACAACTTCGACGTTTTCTGGGATAGAAGCAGTGTTCAatctttcaacaatttcCTTAATGGATTGTTTGGAACCGTTTAATTTAAAGTTACCACCGACAAAGAAAGTTCTAgccatttttgatttatttATAGGGTTTTTGTAGTTGTATAGTTGagcaagaaagaatatgtaaagaaattaaaaaaaaatgtttcaaaaaagagTAGAAAAGATGTTCTCTAggagaaaaataaataatgtAGTAATTTCGTTAATCTTCTAAATTATGTTGCCCTTTATATTCTCTGTTACAGCAGCCGAGCCAAAGGCATATAGGCTCCTTTGCATTAACTTGCGTAACAAACCACCTGTCAGTTTCAACCGAGGTGGCATCCGAGAGAATTGTGTGATAGTTCTAATTCATCTCGGAAAATCTCACATGCCACTGAGAATAAAAACTGGATGCCGGAAAAGAGGTGTCCTGGTGGAACATCAATAGAGGAAGCCCAAACTACCAAAGCGGGTAAGCTGTAATGTCCTGATGGATCGTTAGGTGACTTCTGATATatgaaaggaaaaggagAGTGAGAATCACAGATGAGCCTGAATGGGGTCCACTCCTCATAGCTGTAAATCCTTCTTATTAAACTGACGCACGTTATTATGAACTTAAAATATGATATGCATTCTTCTAAGTAAATATGTTGAACATCGAATTTTTATAAATATTATGTAGTCAAGTCCCCCTCGCAATCGGTCCATTTGGGCAACACTGTCCTCAAGACGTATCTATTAATAGATTCGTCCAGCTCCATTACCATTACACTTCCGTTGGGGACATTAGTGAACGATTCAAACTCTTCGTAGGTCCATCTAAACCATTTCATCAGGAAAACTCTGGAATAAATACCGTGTGTGACAAGAACGACAACGTCCCTGGGCCTTCTCTCCTGCCTATCATGAAAGTGCCTAAATAAAGTTTCTTGAAAACTGGCCACTCTGTCATACACATCTGCTGCACTTTCCCCATGAGGgaatctgaaaaagaaatgaccATAAGTCGATCTCTTCTTCATAACATCCTGCATGCTATTGATCTTTTGGAAATTACCAAAATCTTGTTCCCTTATTCTTGGTTCATCCTTAACCCGATATTGCAGGTAACATTTTCCAGGTTCCCCTTCACAAATattatcttcattattttcataaaCACCACCGGTATTATTAAGTCCTCTGGGCCAAAAGGCATGTTTCTGCTTACCACAAGGGTCATACCTCATATCCTCACAAATACGAACACCACTATTCAATTCGTTATATTCATCGATGACGTCCAGAATACCTTTCAATGTTTCCCTCGCTCTCCTGTATGGTGATGTGTAAAAGACTATGTTTGTATCCTTTTCTCTACTTAGTCTAGTATAACCCTTCAACGGTAAAATTCTCCTATTACTTTCGTCtttaatatattttttagcTAAACCTTCTACTAAGTTGTGATCATCTAGGTTTAAAACACGTAATAAGTCAATCCCAGCTTGTCTAGCTTGGATTTGACCTGTTTTAGTCAAAGAAATCAGGTGGTTGGGAATATAACCGTTCACCTCCTTGTTCTTATTCGATTCACTTTCCCCATGCCTTATTAGTACAATCAATCTAGGCCTGGCATTCGTAAAAGAGCCTCCACCGCCAGCAACGTCTTCACTAACATGAATGTTCTCTTCACACATTTCTTGGGCTTATGCTTTTCAGGTATTCGAATGGAATATTGTGGCATAGCCTTTACGTAATAAACAACTAATGTAAGCAGCAACTAATGCGGTTGagaagcttttttttttttcctgctTCACGGCCTGCGCAAGCTATCGGGTAGACATAGAAGGTAGAATATTAAGCGCGCTAGGTACGTCAACATCAGTCCGCAGTTCGCCTTTTGATTAAGACAGGTTATGACGTGAAAGGGAAATAATCTAggtaataatatatataagtatatatatatgcaacTAATAATATGTAAACGAGTAATTAAGAGAGACATCGATAGCAATAAAGTTATAAGATAAGGGTTTAATTTGAACAACAAAGTGATTCGAAAACCTTTCCGTTGATAGCTTTCTTGCTCAGCGCAGCACTAAAAGCAGGACCAATATTCATTTTGCTTTAACACTAAAAATTAATGctcttttattgttttcccTTATATTTGGAATCTGAGATTTTCAATTAATGAGTCAATGGCCTCGAAATTTAGGTTATTGTCAGCAAAAGACAAATGCTTCTCAGAAACTATGTGTTGTTCTAACGATTCATATTTTACACGACAATTTTCACAGTATCCCGAGTTTTTCAcggtttcttttttcac
The Saccharomyces mikatae IFO 1815 strain IFO1815 genome assembly, chromosome: 4 genome window above contains:
- the HEM12 gene encoding uroporphyrinogen decarboxylase HEM12 (similar to Saccharomyces cerevisiae HEM12 (YDR047W); ancestral locus Anc_3.294), producing MSNFPAPKNDLILRAAKGEKVERPPCWIMRQAGRYLPEYHEVKNNRDFFQTCRDAEIASEITIQPVRRYRGLIDAAIIFSDILVIPQAMGMKVEMLEGKGPHFPEPLRKPEDLQTVLDYKVDVLKELDWAFKAITMTRIKLDGEVPLFGFCGGPWTLLVYMTEGGGSRLFRFAKQWINMYSELSHKLLQKITDVAVEFLSQQVVAGAQILQVFESWGGELSSKDFDEFSLPYLRQIAEKVPKRLQELGIMEKIPMIVFAKGSWYALDKLCSLGFDVVSLDWSWDPREAVEINKNRVTLQGNLDPGVMYGSKEMITKKVKQMIDAFGGGKSRYIVNFGHGTHPFMDPDVIKFFLEECHRIGSL
- the VMS1 gene encoding Vms1p (similar to Saccharomyces cerevisiae VMS1 (YDR049W); ancestral locus Anc_3.293), with protein sequence MNSMTNVLKKNDLYIFDLSEQLLNSLNLMSFDPMLREVEVDNHSYNDENKKIRDSQLPRQKVTPSSMRCSVCQVNFDSRDVQKAHYQTDYHLMNIKRNIRGLSILSVVEFDNLVSKERDIKSEHEHSDNEQISSDDEEESEETSDKDSNLQVGDQMENIIENDMQKLGFQEDEPNVVSHINTQSPFIYFKSNLLQENEVLGVYKSVFSKKSLSKPHEALAFWNSEENPLMAISALFMVGGGHFAGAIVSHQRLNVKGNAHKKNETLIEQAVNFLEHKTFHRYTTRRKQGGSQSAMDNAKGKANSAGSALRRYNENALKTDIQGLLKDWEPYLSKCDNIFIRARNVNDRKIFTDNNILIKNDERIKSFPFTTSRPTVLELKKAWCELCYLKILPKPEPLTVKQRVQKSESSNKKDKIEEKQELSPEEAQTEEAISLVKKGRVPLLVSFLKKNKLNGDFQLKPASKYSLTPTMLHYASQQGMKKMVLILLSNIKCDPTIKNRLGRTAWDLTRDHDVKHAFQIARHNLGESFTNWDESHIGEPLSREQVSELNEKEEAMENQRTEKLIKLELEAAKERQRFAKDAIRGPGKKLTNIPSVEQQNLNSLTDEQRRRLMREQRARAAEERMKKATK
- the TPI1 gene encoding triose-phosphate isomerase TPI1 (similar to Saccharomyces cerevisiae TPI1 (YDR050C); ancestral locus Anc_3.288) produces the protein MARTFFVGGNFKLNGSKQSIKEIVERLNTASIPENVEVVICPPATYLDYSVSLVKKPQVTVGAQNAYLKASGAFTGENSVDQIKDVGAKWVILGHSERRSYFHEDDKFVADKTKFALGQGVGVILCIGETLEEKKAGKTLDVVERQLNAVLEEVKDWTNVVIAYEPVWAIGTGLAATPEDAQDIHASIRKFLASKLGDKVASELRILYGGSANGSNAVTFKDKSDVDGFLVGGASLKPEFVDIINSRN
- the DET1 gene encoding acid phosphatase DET1 (similar to Saccharomyces cerevisiae DET1 (YDR051C); ancestral locus Anc_3.287); translated protein: MCEENIHVSEDVAGGGGSFTNARPRLIVLIRHGESESNKNKEVNGYIPNHLISLTKTGQIQARQAGIDLLRVLNLDDHNLVEGLAKKYIKDESNRRILPLKGYTRLSREKDTNIVFYTSPYRRARETLKGILDVIDEYNELNSGVRICEDMRYDPCGKQKHAFWPRGLNNTGGVYENNEDNICEGEPGKCYLQYRVKDEPRIREQDFGNFQKINSMQDVMKKRSTYGHFFFRFPHGESAADVYDRVASFQETLFRHFHDRQERRPRDVVVLVTHGIYSRVFLMKWFRWTYEEFESFTNVPNGSVMVMELDESINRYVLRTVLPKWTDCEGDLTT